One Flavobacteriales bacterium genomic window carries:
- a CDS encoding 3-oxoacyl-ACP synthase — translation MKTTLYSRCLELASEKVNALEAELASMRDAMQTESKSTAGDKHETGRAMIHLEQEKLQKQLAEAKAVVAELEQIKPDQTFETVQKGALVQTNRATFFIAVGLGRINQNGTDVFVVSRPSQNRCWENGRAKAST, via the coding sequence GTGAAAACCACGCTCTACAGTCGTTGCCTGGAATTAGCTTCCGAAAAGGTGAATGCCTTGGAAGCTGAACTTGCTTCCATGCGCGATGCCATGCAGACCGAAAGCAAAAGCACCGCTGGCGATAAGCACGAAACGGGTCGTGCCATGATACACTTGGAGCAGGAAAAACTCCAAAAACAATTAGCAGAAGCAAAAGCGGTTGTCGCAGAATTGGAGCAGATAAAACCCGACCAAACATTCGAAACCGTTCAGAAAGGCGCGTTGGTGCAGACCAACCGAGCCACGTTTTTCATTGCAGTTGGATTGGGCAGGATCAACCAGAACGGAACAGACGTTTTTGTGGTTTCTCGCCCATCGCAAAACAGATGTTGGGAAAACGGTCGGGCGAAAGCTTCAACATGA
- a CDS encoding sigma-70 family RNA polymerase sigma factor: MLTREQEAEFIRKAQKDINAFGPLYDVHFSTVFGFIFKRVRDQALTGELTSLVFLKAINALPKYQITGAPFSSWLVQIALNEVRQYQRRTNKNTSVPLSHADLHAVFDGLDEKHEHERNLELLLHALNELDEEATVSIEMRYFEGRSFKEMAEILSLSADNAKVRTYRALDRLRTIMTNFGHSK; the protein is encoded by the coding sequence ATGCTCACCCGCGAACAGGAGGCCGAATTCATCCGCAAGGCGCAGAAGGATATCAACGCCTTCGGGCCGCTTTACGATGTGCATTTCAGCACCGTTTTCGGGTTCATTTTCAAACGGGTTCGAGATCAGGCACTCACGGGCGAACTCACCTCGCTCGTCTTTCTAAAGGCCATCAACGCGCTGCCCAAATACCAGATCACGGGCGCACCGTTCTCTTCGTGGCTCGTTCAAATTGCCCTCAACGAAGTGCGGCAATATCAGCGCAGAACCAACAAGAACACGTCCGTGCCGCTGAGCCATGCCGATCTGCATGCCGTGTTCGATGGGCTGGACGAAAAACACGAGCACGAACGCAATCTCGAACTGCTCCTGCACGCCCTCAATGAACTGGATGAAGAAGCCACCGTTTCTATAGAGATGCGTTACTTTGAAGGGCGGTCGTTCAAAGAAATGGCAGAGATCTTGAGCCTATCTGCCGACAACGCCAAGGTGCGCACCTACCGCGCCCTCGACCGACTAAGAACAATAATGACCAACTTCGGCCACTCCAAATGA
- a CDS encoding VOC family protein: MNKNVVGWFEIPTGDMERAIQFYKDVFGFEFHRMKMPQLDMAMFPSVAEGMGSGGALVHNSEFYKPLDNGVLIYFTSAVGDVAKELEKVSAAGGQVLVPKTQISEEYGYMGLILDSEGNRIGIHSRK, from the coding sequence ATGAATAAGAATGTTGTCGGATGGTTTGAGATTCCAACTGGAGATATGGAACGCGCCATTCAGTTTTACAAGGATGTTTTCGGATTTGAATTCCACCGGATGAAAATGCCGCAATTGGATATGGCCATGTTTCCTTCGGTCGCTGAAGGAATGGGAAGCGGTGGCGCGTTGGTTCATAATTCTGAGTTCTACAAACCGTTGGACAATGGCGTGCTGATCTACTTCACTTCTGCCGTAGGCGATGTGGCCAAAGAATTGGAAAAAGTAAGTGCCGCTGGCGGACAAGTGCTCGTTCCTAAAACACAGATCTCAGAAGAATACGGCTACATGGGGCTGATCCTCGATAGCGAAGGAAACCGCATTGGGATTCATTCTCGGAAGTAG